One window from the genome of Amycolatopsis sp. NBC_01480 encodes:
- a CDS encoding acyl-CoA reductase → MSALTQRFPVSAPIAAGDLVDQLRVEPPGGRLTVGDPRVVEFVTKFARKLLAPALARRFPELASLGFFLRKGEIAKALSTLETSGDALRFPRGLVFHVPPANVDTIFVYSWALSALAGNHNVVRVSSRSAGAAEAVLDALNAALSDVDPATAAAITATQRMVTYDRSDEISGALSLAADLRVIWGGDTSVAALRKYPLAPHARDLTFPDRSSFAIASVRGWQAASAAERRTAAEGFYNDSYWFDQAACSSPRAVFWVGDATGATEAGREFRELLAAVIEAKQHVTEPAMAVQKRVSAYGAAVDGLVSSIDFQGNGLATLELTDAAVLPREWLGAGTFANARVDSLTELVPTVLRKDQTVSQFGFTREELTEFVTALAGRGVDRVVPFGSALTFAGVWDGYDLLAEFSRLVTVQA, encoded by the coding sequence ATGAGCGCGTTGACGCAGCGGTTCCCGGTTTCGGCGCCTATCGCGGCTGGTGACCTGGTCGACCAGCTGCGCGTCGAGCCGCCGGGCGGACGGCTGACGGTGGGCGACCCGCGCGTGGTCGAGTTCGTCACGAAGTTCGCGCGCAAGCTGCTCGCGCCCGCGCTCGCGCGCCGGTTCCCGGAGCTGGCCTCGCTGGGCTTCTTCCTGCGCAAGGGCGAAATCGCCAAGGCACTGTCCACTTTGGAGACTTCCGGCGACGCGCTGCGGTTCCCGCGCGGGCTGGTGTTCCACGTGCCGCCGGCCAACGTCGACACGATTTTCGTGTACTCGTGGGCGCTGTCCGCGCTGGCGGGCAACCACAACGTGGTACGGGTGTCCTCGCGCTCGGCCGGTGCCGCGGAGGCGGTGCTGGACGCGCTGAACGCGGCACTGTCCGATGTGGACCCAGCCACGGCGGCTGCGATCACCGCGACCCAGCGCATGGTCACGTACGACCGCAGCGACGAGATCAGCGGCGCCCTGTCGCTGGCCGCCGACCTGCGCGTGATCTGGGGCGGCGACACCTCCGTGGCCGCGCTGCGGAAGTACCCGCTGGCGCCGCACGCCCGTGACCTGACCTTCCCGGACCGCTCCTCGTTCGCCATCGCTTCGGTGCGCGGCTGGCAGGCGGCCTCGGCGGCCGAACGCCGTACCGCGGCCGAGGGCTTTTACAACGACTCGTACTGGTTCGACCAGGCCGCCTGCTCGTCGCCGCGCGCGGTGTTCTGGGTCGGCGACGCCACGGGCGCGACCGAAGCCGGGCGTGAGTTCCGTGAGCTGCTGGCCGCGGTGATCGAGGCGAAACAGCACGTCACGGAACCGGCGATGGCCGTGCAGAAGCGTGTTTCGGCGTACGGCGCGGCGGTGGACGGCCTGGTGTCGTCGATCGATTTCCAGGGCAACGGGCTGGCCACCCTGGAGCTGACCGACGCGGCCGTGTTGCCGCGCGAGTGGCTCGGCGCGGGCACGTTCGCGAACGCGCGGGTGGACTCGCTCACCGAGCTGGTGCCGACCGTGCTGCGCAAGGACCAGACCGTCAGCCAGTTCGGGTTCACCCGGGAGGAGCTGACCGAGTTCGTCACCGCGCTCGCCGGCCGGGGCGTCGACCGGGTCGTGCCGTTCGGCTCGGCCCTCACGTTCGCGGGCGTCTGGGACGGTTACGATCTGCTGGCCGAGTTCAGCCGTCTGGTCACGGTGCAGGCCTGA
- a CDS encoding DUF6541 family protein has protein sequence MPSEPTLLSDVAGVAVTLLVLGLPGLLTGLAAGLRGWALAGLAPLLSYAIGGLAGPWTHALGLPYNALTYGLTTLVFAAVVFGLRRLTRRRWPAEPEPGLWARRGHLGVIGCVVLAAVIGSYAAVYGMGHLGAIAQGGDAPYAANGVRYIASTGDGSLTGMGTLNWYGSATPPFYPNAYHLLAAVQYQLSGASIPLTLDVNTMLLPGLLALSLAVLVREFRGRAVLAGAVAVVSVAPVMSMYESMSRGPLYPFLLGLALTPLAAVALRRYLDRTAPDTALVLVLSAVGLLCVHSSTLFGAVLFAGPLLVQRWAEPGARLKRIGRDLLALLPIAVVSVLVAWLQLFGALGLAGSTLPYLGWPIEYRATTALGALLGFQHWEPHPQLWLSAALLLGFIFFGRLGRLRWIGLSALLSGLAYIAVASSNSSLVMALSRPWWDDPYRFISMAIVPLAFIAGHGLASLQAWIAERLPARVPAFAVAAVVLLAFVAVTNGLYAQFNGERLAPGYRAADPRTLNITPDEERAMVELGKLAKPGEWAMNDRYDGTVWTYALTGTRTVAAHDDGTAPPSDAVLLAAHFNEYPANPAVRAAVTRLNVRWVILGRPAAPPSPAYQSGLIGLDGLPFLQAVYRNEDAVIYRLKGAP, from the coding sequence TTGCCGAGTGAACCCACGCTGCTGTCCGATGTGGCCGGCGTAGCCGTGACGCTGCTCGTGCTCGGGCTGCCCGGCCTGCTCACAGGACTCGCGGCAGGCTTGCGCGGCTGGGCGCTCGCCGGGCTGGCCCCGTTGCTGAGCTACGCGATCGGCGGCCTTGCCGGACCGTGGACGCACGCGCTGGGCCTGCCGTACAACGCGCTCACGTACGGGCTGACCACGCTGGTGTTCGCCGCCGTCGTGTTTGGACTGCGACGGCTGACGCGGCGCCGGTGGCCGGCCGAGCCGGAACCCGGGCTGTGGGCGCGGCGCGGGCACCTCGGGGTGATCGGGTGTGTGGTCCTCGCGGCGGTGATCGGCAGTTACGCGGCGGTGTACGGCATGGGCCACCTCGGCGCCATCGCGCAAGGCGGCGACGCGCCGTACGCGGCGAACGGCGTCCGCTACATCGCTTCGACCGGCGACGGCAGCCTCACCGGCATGGGCACGCTGAACTGGTACGGCAGCGCCACGCCGCCGTTCTACCCCAACGCCTACCACCTGCTGGCCGCCGTGCAGTACCAGCTGAGCGGGGCGTCGATCCCGCTCACGCTCGACGTGAACACCATGCTGCTGCCGGGCCTCCTGGCCCTTTCGCTGGCGGTGCTGGTGCGGGAGTTCCGCGGCCGCGCGGTGCTGGCCGGCGCGGTCGCGGTCGTCTCGGTGGCGCCCGTGATGAGCATGTACGAGTCGATGAGCCGCGGGCCGCTGTACCCGTTCCTGCTGGGGCTCGCGCTGACGCCGCTGGCCGCGGTGGCGCTGCGCCGGTACCTGGACCGGACGGCGCCGGACACGGCGTTGGTGCTGGTGCTGTCGGCCGTCGGGCTGCTTTGTGTGCACTCGTCGACGCTGTTCGGCGCGGTCCTGTTCGCCGGGCCGCTGCTGGTGCAGCGGTGGGCCGAGCCGGGCGCGCGGCTGAAGCGGATCGGCCGCGACCTGCTGGCGCTGCTGCCGATCGCGGTGGTTTCGGTGCTCGTGGCGTGGCTGCAGCTGTTCGGCGCGCTGGGCCTGGCCGGCAGCACCCTGCCGTACCTGGGCTGGCCGATCGAATACCGCGCGACGACGGCGCTCGGCGCGCTGCTCGGGTTCCAGCACTGGGAGCCGCACCCGCAGCTGTGGCTTTCGGCCGCGCTGCTGCTGGGCTTCATCTTCTTCGGGCGGCTGGGCCGGCTGCGGTGGATCGGGCTGAGCGCGCTGCTGAGCGGGCTCGCGTACATCGCCGTCGCGTCTTCGAATTCCTCGCTGGTGATGGCGCTTTCCCGGCCGTGGTGGGACGACCCGTACCGGTTCATCTCGATGGCGATCGTGCCGCTGGCGTTCATCGCGGGCCACGGTCTCGCGTCGCTCCAGGCCTGGATCGCCGAACGGCTGCCGGCGCGGGTGCCCGCGTTCGCCGTCGCCGCGGTGGTGCTGCTCGCGTTCGTGGCGGTCACGAACGGCCTGTACGCGCAGTTCAACGGCGAGCGCCTGGCCCCCGGCTACCGCGCCGCCGACCCGCGCACCCTGAACATCACCCCGGACGAGGAACGCGCGATGGTCGAGCTGGGCAAGCTCGCCAAGCCGGGCGAATGGGCCATGAACGACCGCTACGACGGCACGGTCTGGACCTACGCCCTCACCGGCACCCGCACGGTCGCCGCCCACGACGACGGCACCGCGCCCCCGTCCGACGCCGTACTGCTGGCCGCCCACTTCAACGAGTACCCGGCGAACCCGGCCGTGCGCGCGGCCGTGACCAGGCTGAACGTGCGCTGGGTGATCCTCGGCCGCCCGGCCGCGCCGCCGTCCCCGGCGTACCAATCGGGGCTGATCGGGCTGGACGGGCTGCCGTTCCTGCAGGCGGTGTACCGAAACGAGGACGCGGTGATTTACCGGTTGAAGGGCGCGCCGTGA
- a CDS encoding LuxE/PaaK family acyltransferase codes for MSVFTRSQAEREALLLPELAELTAHHRAGSAGYDRILSSLGIAPDARFDSIADLPWLPVRMFKTHDLKSVADDEVFKTLTSSGTTGAGASRIYLDKAAAAAQTRQLGTTLQEVLGGERLPMLMVDTIGIIKNRRSFSARGAGVLGMANFGRKHTYVLDENDQPDVEAVKKFLAEYGDKPFLIFGFTFMVWLYLYEVARDNGLDLSNGILIHSGGWKKLIDRAVDNTEFRRRFKEDTGLTRIHNYYGMIEQIGTVFLEGPSGNSLYCPDFADVVIRNPDTWAEQPVGEPGVIEVVSTLPRSYPGHVLLTEDLGVYNGIDDGDWPGKHFSVLGRLPKAEARGCSDTFSGAAA; via the coding sequence ATGAGTGTGTTCACGCGCTCGCAGGCGGAGCGGGAAGCGCTGCTGCTGCCCGAGCTGGCCGAGCTGACCGCGCACCACCGGGCCGGTTCGGCGGGCTACGACCGGATCCTGTCCTCGCTCGGCATCGCGCCGGACGCGCGGTTCGACAGCATCGCCGACCTGCCGTGGCTGCCCGTGCGGATGTTCAAGACCCACGACCTCAAGTCCGTCGCGGACGACGAGGTGTTCAAGACCCTCACCTCCTCGGGCACCACCGGCGCCGGCGCGTCGCGGATCTACCTGGACAAGGCCGCGGCGGCGGCGCAGACCCGCCAGCTCGGCACCACGCTGCAGGAGGTGCTGGGCGGCGAGCGGCTGCCGATGCTGATGGTCGACACCATCGGCATCATCAAGAACCGCCGCTCCTTCTCCGCCCGCGGCGCGGGCGTGCTCGGCATGGCCAACTTCGGCCGCAAGCACACCTACGTGCTCGACGAGAACGACCAGCCGGACGTCGAGGCGGTCAAGAAGTTCCTGGCGGAGTACGGGGACAAGCCGTTCCTGATCTTCGGGTTCACCTTCATGGTCTGGCTCTACCTGTACGAGGTGGCGCGGGACAACGGGCTCGACCTGTCCAACGGCATCCTGATCCACTCCGGCGGCTGGAAGAAGCTGATCGACCGCGCGGTGGACAACACCGAGTTCCGCCGCCGGTTCAAAGAGGACACCGGGCTCACCCGGATCCACAACTACTACGGCATGATCGAGCAGATCGGCACGGTGTTCCTCGAGGGGCCGTCCGGGAACTCCTTGTACTGCCCCGATTTCGCCGATGTGGTGATCCGGAACCCGGACACCTGGGCGGAGCAGCCGGTGGGCGAGCCGGGCGTGATCGAGGTGGTCAGCACGCTGCCGCGCTCGTACCCGGGGCACGTCCTGCTCACCGAAGACCTCGGTGTGTACAACGGGATCGACGACGGCGACTGGCCCGGCAAGCACTTCTCGGTGCTCGGCCGGCTGCCCAAGGCCGAGGCCCGTGGCTGCTCGGACACCTTCTCTGGAGCGGCCGCATGA
- a CDS encoding lysylphosphatidylglycerol synthase transmembrane domain-containing protein translates to MTTVRTSEEDVPASQPKPAKSTKAKILDVVRWVAILLVIGFAAKQLAANWGEFWRTLSDVAWQSSVLSLLALVASIMVSTWGWQKMVDDLGEPVGYARGAQICLVGSLGKYVPGSVWAYLLQMELGRKAGVARARIFTGSLIQLGVGVVSALVVSLLAAPAVFSNSPRAMWLFVLIPVGLALLHPRVLTWGTSLVLRILRRPPLEHPLGWAVVGKVFGASTVAWALQGVHLWLLANSVGAPGFSGFVLCVGAMAVAMTVGTFAFILPSGVGVREVAQVAVLTASGLTVGQAAAFAVASRVMFTVADLLTAGFAAGAARVASRPASAAA, encoded by the coding sequence GTGACGACCGTGCGGACGTCTGAGGAGGACGTGCCGGCTTCCCAGCCGAAGCCGGCGAAGTCCACCAAGGCCAAGATCCTCGACGTCGTGCGCTGGGTCGCGATCCTGCTCGTCATCGGCTTCGCCGCGAAGCAGCTCGCGGCCAACTGGGGCGAGTTCTGGCGCACGCTGTCCGACGTCGCGTGGCAGTCCTCGGTGCTCAGCCTGCTCGCGCTGGTCGCGTCCATCATGGTCTCCACCTGGGGCTGGCAGAAGATGGTCGACGACCTCGGCGAGCCGGTCGGTTACGCGCGCGGCGCGCAGATCTGCCTGGTCGGCTCGCTCGGCAAGTACGTGCCGGGCTCGGTGTGGGCGTACCTGCTGCAGATGGAGCTGGGCCGCAAGGCCGGCGTCGCCCGCGCCCGGATCTTCACCGGCTCGCTGATCCAGCTGGGCGTCGGCGTGGTGTCGGCCCTGGTGGTTTCGCTGCTCGCGGCGCCGGCGGTGTTCAGCAACAGCCCGCGCGCGATGTGGCTGTTCGTGCTCATCCCGGTCGGCCTCGCGCTGCTGCACCCGCGCGTCCTGACCTGGGGCACCTCGCTGGTGCTGCGGATCCTGCGCCGCCCGCCGCTGGAGCACCCGCTGGGCTGGGCGGTTGTCGGCAAGGTCTTCGGCGCGTCGACGGTGGCCTGGGCTTTGCAGGGAGTGCACCTGTGGCTGCTGGCCAACTCGGTCGGCGCCCCGGGCTTCAGCGGTTTCGTGCTGTGCGTCGGCGCCATGGCGGTGGCGATGACGGTGGGGACTTTCGCGTTCATCCTGCCCAGCGGGGTGGGCGTGCGCGAGGTCGCCCAGGTCGCGGTCCTGACGGCCAGCGGCCTGACCGTCGGCCAGGCCGCCGCGTTCGCCGTGGCCTCCCGCGTGATGTTCACCGTGGCGGACCTCCTGACGGCGGGCTTCGCGGCCGGCGCGGCCCGCGTCGCTTCGCGCCCCGCCTCGGCCGCCGCTTGA
- a CDS encoding AMP-binding protein yields MTLLGEGARLVEAAGGRTLAGPELDAEVSKAGAALAGLPTGVLFARMSVDVGSVLTYLGAFEAGRAIALIDPALDADVLAGLITRFRPGAVLAAPETPAPSGYTAADGHWVRDSAVGVEPHPDLAVLLPTSGSTGNPKLVRLSRGAIQSNAEAIAEVLGLTADEVAPTCLPLHYSYGLSVLNSHLVRGATIVVEPSGVLGRGFWDAVTKYGVTSLSGVPYHYEMLRRLKFDPAKYPTLRTLTQAGGKLRDELVAEFNDKMRAVGGRMYVMYGQTEAAPRMTTVPAERLAEKLGSAGPALPGGAFSVRRDDGVETRHPKIVGEVVYRGPNVMMGYADDESGLAAGDEYSGVLATGDLGYLDADGYLFITGRLKRIGKVFGNRVSLDDLEQAVRSASVGIDVVAAVPGGDKVVLFAELPEGDGAKAICKDASRALSERLHLHTSGFDVRPIDTVPLLASGKIDYRSLEGRI; encoded by the coding sequence GTGACGTTGTTGGGAGAGGGAGCCCGGCTGGTCGAGGCGGCCGGGGGCCGCACGCTGGCGGGCCCGGAGCTGGACGCGGAGGTCTCGAAGGCGGGCGCGGCGCTGGCCGGCCTGCCCACCGGGGTGCTGTTCGCGCGGATGTCGGTGGACGTCGGCAGCGTGCTGACCTACCTCGGCGCGTTCGAGGCGGGCCGCGCGATCGCGCTGATCGACCCGGCGCTCGACGCCGACGTGCTGGCCGGGCTGATCACCCGCTTCCGGCCCGGCGCCGTGCTGGCCGCGCCCGAGACGCCCGCGCCGTCCGGCTACACCGCGGCCGACGGGCACTGGGTGCGAGACTCCGCCGTGGGCGTCGAGCCGCACCCCGACCTCGCCGTGCTGCTCCCGACCAGCGGCTCGACCGGCAACCCGAAGCTCGTCCGGCTCTCCCGCGGCGCGATCCAGTCCAACGCCGAGGCCATCGCCGAGGTGCTGGGCCTGACCGCCGACGAGGTCGCGCCGACCTGCCTGCCGCTGCACTACAGCTACGGCCTTTCGGTGCTGAACTCGCACCTGGTGCGCGGCGCGACCATCGTGGTCGAGCCGTCCGGCGTCCTCGGCCGCGGGTTCTGGGACGCGGTGACCAAGTACGGCGTCACGTCGCTTTCCGGCGTGCCCTACCACTACGAGATGTTGCGGCGCTTGAAGTTCGACCCCGCGAAGTACCCGACGCTGCGCACGCTGACGCAGGCCGGCGGCAAGCTGCGCGACGAGCTGGTGGCCGAGTTCAACGACAAGATGCGCGCCGTCGGCGGCCGGATGTACGTGATGTACGGCCAGACCGAGGCCGCCCCGCGGATGACCACGGTGCCCGCCGAGCGGCTCGCCGAGAAGCTCGGCTCCGCCGGTCCGGCCCTGCCCGGCGGCGCGTTCTCCGTGCGCCGCGACGACGGCGTGGAGACCCGGCACCCGAAGATCGTCGGCGAGGTCGTCTACCGCGGGCCGAACGTGATGATGGGGTACGCCGACGACGAGTCCGGCCTGGCCGCGGGCGACGAGTACAGCGGCGTGCTGGCCACCGGCGACCTCGGTTACCTCGACGCGGACGGCTACCTGTTCATCACCGGCCGGCTCAAGCGCATCGGCAAGGTGTTCGGCAACCGGGTCAGCCTGGACGACCTCGAGCAGGCCGTGCGCTCGGCCTCGGTGGGCATCGACGTGGTCGCCGCCGTGCCCGGGGGCGACAAGGTGGTGCTGTTCGCCGAACTGCCCGAGGGCGACGGCGCGAAGGCGATCTGCAAGGACGCGTCGCGCGCGCTTTCCGAGCGGCTGCACCTGCACACGAGCGGGTTCGACGTGCGGCCGATCGACACCGTGCCGCTGCTGGCCAGCGGCAAGATCGACTACCGGTCGCTGGAAGGACGGATATGA